In Beutenbergia cavernae DSM 12333, the DNA window GCCCTGCGGCCCGTCTGGTGGGTGGCTCGGGGCTGGGTGCTGTTCTGCCTCGCGCAGGCGACGCTGCTCGGCACCGTGACCGTGGGCGTCCCCCGACGGTTCGTCGACTGGGTCGTGTTCGTGGGCCTCGTCGTCGTGAGCACGCAGTGGGGGCGGGGGCGGTTCGCGCAGGGCCGTGCGTGGCGCAAGCTCGCGCTCGTGGCGAGCGGCGTGATCGCCGTGGCGTTCCCGTTCGTGCTCCAGAGCGCGTTCGGCAGCTCGTACGGCGGCTCCTACGAGCGGGCCTACGGGGACGGATACAACCAAGGCATGAGCGACGCCACGAACCCGGGGGCGCAGGATCCGGACGGCCCGGTCGGCGTCGTCGGTTCGGACGTGACGAACCTGTTCGTGTACGGCCCGGACGGCGAGCCGGTCGACGGCGCGCAGATCGTCGACCAGGACGGACGGCCGCTTGTCCTCATGGACCCGATCTTCGGCGGACCGTTCACCGAGGACCTGCTCCCGGACTACCTGCACAACGGGGTCCGTATCCCGGTCGGACTCGTCGACCCCGACGTGCCCTTGAACGTCTTCCCGTATCGCGTGATCGACCCCGACGACGTGAGCTGGGCGCAGGACGAGCCGCGGCTCGACCCGGACGTCGCGATCGAGCCACGCTGGCCCGCGGGGTCGCTGTTCCCGGTGCCGGGCTTCGACGTGACGGCCGAGGTCGACGGCGGCGCTCCCGCGACTGACGACGGCGGCGCTCCCGTGGACGAGGGCGGCGCTCCGGTCGAGCCCACTCCGGGCGCCACCGAGTCCGCGGACGATCTCTGACGCCGCCCCTGCCGCCGAGTCAGACCCCAGCGGTCGAGTCAGACCCTCGCGAGGGTCTGACTCGACCGCTGGGGTCTGACTCGGCGAGCCGGGAGGCCCGGATACGGTGACGTGGTGAGCGACGCACCCGAGGAGCAGCGACCCGAGTCACCCGGCGAGGCCCGCGCCCGCGCGGCGATCGAGGCGAGCGGCGTCGAGCACGTGATCGTCCGGCACGGCCCGGCCCGCTCCCTGGCGGAGGCGGCAGCCGCCCGGGGTGTCGCGCCGTCGTCGCTCATCAAGACGATGGTCGTGCGGCGCGGCGAGGGCGACTACCTCTTCGTGCTCGTGCCCGGCGACCGCACGATCTCCTGGCCCAAGCTGCGCGCCCTGCTCGGCGTGAGTCGCCTCTCGATGCCGGATGCCGCCACGGCCCTCGACGTCACGGGCTTCGAGCGCGGCACCATCACGCCGTTCGGCGCGACGCACGCGTGGCCGGTCGTGGCGGACGAACGCGTGCACGGCGTGGTGTCCATCGGCGCCGGCGGGCACGGCGTCGGCATCCGCCTGGACGGTGCCGCGCTGACGACGGCGCTCGCCGCGCAGGTCGCGGACGTCACCGAGCCCGAGGCGTAGGTCCGGGTGGACGGCACGTCGTCGTCGGCCCGGAGCCTGCCGCACCCGGTCACCGGCGCGGTGTTCGCGTCGCCGGTCCCGCCGGGCGCCGGTTGGCCGGACGACGTCGCGACGGCGCGCACCCCCCGCGCGCGGGACGCGGCCGCCGTCGAGCGCCTCGCCGCGACCTCCCGCACGCTGACGCAGCTCGACGCGCGCTCCAGCGTGTGCCGCGCCTGCCCGCGACTCGTCGCGTGGCGGGAGGACGTCGCGCACACGAAGCGGCGCGCGTTCGCCGCCGAGCCGTACTGGGGTCGGCCCGCACCTGGGCTCGGGGACCCCGCCGCACACCTCGTGATCGTCGGCCTCGCCCCGGCGGCGCACGGCGCCAACCGCACCGGCCGCCTGTTCACGGGCGACCGCTCCGGCGACTGGATCGTCGCCGCCCTGCACCGGGCCGGATACGCCAACCAGCCCACCACCGAGGCCGCCGGCGACGGACTCGAGCTGCGCGGTGCGCGGATCGTGGCAGCCGTGCGCTGCGCCCCGCCGGACAACGCCCCGACCCCGGACGAGCGCGCGACGTGCGCCGGCTGGCTGCGTCGCGAGCTCCAGCTCCTCGCGCCCACGACGACGGCGCTCCTCGCCCTCGGGCAGGTGGCGTGGCAGGCCACGTTCGCCGCCCTCAAGGACCTCGGCTGGTCGGTGCCGAGGCCGCGCCCGGCGTTCGGGCACGGCGCCCGCGCGTCGGTGCGGGCGCCGGACGGGCGCGAGGTGCTCGTCGTCGCGAGCTACCACGTGTCGCAGCAGAACACGTTCACGGGGCGGCTCACGGAGGCCATGCTCGACGACGTCCTCGCTGTGTGCAGAGCCACAGGCCCCGGCTGGGCCGACGCCGAAACCCGGTCCTAGCATGGATGCATGAGCTCTTCCATCGCTCCGACGCACGTCGCCGCCCGGCCCCGCAAGGCACCGCGCGTGCTCATCCTCGGTGGCGGGTACGTCGGCCTGTACACGGCGATGCAGCTGCGCAAGCGGATGGGCCGGCGGGACGCGGCGATCGTCGTCGTCGACCCCCGCTCCTACATGACGTACCAGCCGTTCCTCCCCGAGGCCGCGGCGGGCTCGCTCGAGCCGCGGCACGTCGTCGCCCCCCACCGCCGCGAGCTGCGCGGCACCACGGTGCTCACCGGCCGGGTCACCGCCGTCCGGCACGCCGAGAAGACGGCGCAGGTCACCCCGATCGAGGGCGAGTCCTACTGGGTCCGCTACGACCACCTCGTGGTGGCGCTCGGCGCCGTCGCCCGCACGCTGCCGATCCCGGGCCTCGCCGACGTCGGCATCGGGTTCAAGCAGATCGAGGAAGCGATCGCGCTCCGCAACCAGGTGCTCAACAAGATGGACGTGGCGGCGTCGACCTGGGATCCCGAGGCCCGACGGCGGATGCTCACCTTCACGTTCGTGGGCGGCGGTTTCGCGGGGATCGAGGCGCTCGCCGAGGTCGAGGACATGGCGCGGGCCGCGTGCAAGGACTTCGACTCGATCGACCCGGAGGACCTGCGGTTCGTCCTCGTGGAGGCGTCGCCGCGCATCCTGCCCGAGCTGGGCGAGGAGCTCGGTGGGTACGCGCTCGAGCAGCTGCGCGCCCGAGGCATCGACATCAAGCTGTCCACGTTCCTCAACTCGTGCGAGGCGGGCCACGTCAAGCTCTCCACGGGTGAGGAGTTCTTCTCCGACACGATCGTCTGGACGGCCGGGGTCAAGGCCAACCCCGTGCTGCAGCAGACCGACCTGCCGCTCGACGAGGTCGGTCGCGTGCGCGCGAACGCGAACCTGCAAGTGGTCGACGCCGACGGGGTCGTCGTCGACGGCGCGTGGGCGGCGGGCGACTGCGCGGCGGTCCCGGACCTGGCGCGCGGCGAGGGTCAGTTCTGCGCCCCGACGGCGCAGCACGCCGTCCGGCAGGCGAAGCACCTCGGCGAGAACCTGGCTCTCGCGCTCCGCGGCGAGGAGCCGCTCGAGTACCGGCACGCCAACCTCGGCACCGTGGCGACGCTCGGGCTCGGCAAGGGGGTCGCCCAGATCATGGGCGTGAAGTTCCGTGGCCCGGTGGCGTGGTTCTTCCACCGGACCTACCACATGTGGGCGATGCCGACCTTCAACCGAAAGGTGCGCATCGTCCTGGACTGGACCACCGCGCTGCTCTTCCACCGCGAGCTCGTGGCGCTCGGGTCGCTGCAGTCGCCGCGGGCGGAGTTCATCGCCGCGTCGGCACCGCCCCGGCCGCACGAGGCTCTGCCCACGCCGCCGCAGGCACGCGCGACGCGCTGAGGTCCGCGCTCAGCCGGCCGCCGGCGCACGGCCTCCGACGGCGCGCACGAGGTCGCCGATCTCGGGAACGTCGGGCGTCTCGGCGACGACGGCGAACGTCTCGCCCGCACGCCCGTATAGCCCCGCGCGGGGCGGGATCCCCGGCTCGCGGTGGTGGTCGATGACGAGGAGATGGCCGCCGTCGACGAGGGAGGCGTGCAGGGCCTCGAGGGCGCGGCGGATGTCGTCGTCGCCGAAGTACAGGCGCCGGAGCAGGTTGGCCACCCGGACGACGTCGACGGGTGGGGCGAGCGGCGCGAACACGTCGTGCTGGCGGTACGTCACGCGCGGGTCGCCGGCGACGACGGCGAGCGTCTCCGGGTTCAGGAGCGTCACCGTGCGTCGCGGCGCACGGCGCGCTCGCCGGATGACCGGCCCGTACAGGGCGCGGACCGCCCGGGACTGGCCCGGCCACGCGAGCAGGCGCCGCCCGACGACGAGCACGCACTCGCCGTCGTCGTCGGTGAAGACGATGTGCCGCCGCGTGCGCGCCCACCGGAGCTCGAGGTAGCGGTCGGTGATGGTGAAGGAGGCGAACTCGCCCGCGCGCTCGAT includes these proteins:
- a CDS encoding aminoacyl-tRNA deacylase, translating into MVSDAPEEQRPESPGEARARAAIEASGVEHVIVRHGPARSLAEAAAARGVAPSSLIKTMVVRRGEGDYLFVLVPGDRTISWPKLRALLGVSRLSMPDAATALDVTGFERGTITPFGATHAWPVVADERVHGVVSIGAGGHGVGIRLDGAALTTALAAQVADVTEPEA
- a CDS encoding uracil-DNA glycosylase — its product is MDGTSSSARSLPHPVTGAVFASPVPPGAGWPDDVATARTPRARDAAAVERLAATSRTLTQLDARSSVCRACPRLVAWREDVAHTKRRAFAAEPYWGRPAPGLGDPAAHLVIVGLAPAAHGANRTGRLFTGDRSGDWIVAALHRAGYANQPTTEAAGDGLELRGARIVAAVRCAPPDNAPTPDERATCAGWLRRELQLLAPTTTALLALGQVAWQATFAALKDLGWSVPRPRPAFGHGARASVRAPDGREVLVVASYHVSQQNTFTGRLTEAMLDDVLAVCRATGPGWADAETRS
- a CDS encoding NAD(P)/FAD-dependent oxidoreductase encodes the protein MSSSIAPTHVAARPRKAPRVLILGGGYVGLYTAMQLRKRMGRRDAAIVVVDPRSYMTYQPFLPEAAAGSLEPRHVVAPHRRELRGTTVLTGRVTAVRHAEKTAQVTPIEGESYWVRYDHLVVALGAVARTLPIPGLADVGIGFKQIEEAIALRNQVLNKMDVAASTWDPEARRRMLTFTFVGGGFAGIEALAEVEDMARAACKDFDSIDPEDLRFVLVEASPRILPELGEELGGYALEQLRARGIDIKLSTFLNSCEAGHVKLSTGEEFFSDTIVWTAGVKANPVLQQTDLPLDEVGRVRANANLQVVDADGVVVDGAWAAGDCAAVPDLARGEGQFCAPTAQHAVRQAKHLGENLALALRGEEPLEYRHANLGTVATLGLGKGVAQIMGVKFRGPVAWFFHRTYHMWAMPTFNRKVRIVLDWTTALLFHRELVALGSLQSPRAEFIAASAPPRPHEALPTPPQARATR